From Oryctolagus cuniculus chromosome 17, mOryCun1.1, whole genome shotgun sequence, a single genomic window includes:
- the AKAP1 gene encoding A-kinase anchor protein 1, mitochondrial, producing the protein MAIQLRSLFPLALPGMLALLGWWWFFSRKKEQVSSHDRQAEAGAVELRADPAIQEPLPMEEACPRVVSTSPSVTLPPEKELSKPVEPPALLRTHPTRRRSESSGSLPNATDAISQPGTCKGDGAKVELALMGDEAKSIPPECPLPSPKGVQFPHEAAEVCKRESVLSKAPGKGWPDQSMASTEKHGPGERARETGGTEGTGDAVLGENVLEEGLLSHEHVSELESCKAPGLALLGGGGEKGKSSLPQVLVPLEKEECAAGKLLSSFVESAPMELGKDDEMPASRVRGGKVWDRDLMGELGKEETEDKNEKIEQAAFQIISQVILEATEEVLATTVGKIADRIYQASAAQLQGQKEEGCAPVSQKTVLGQEAAEPTLASVEAAAEPSDTALPLPGLPAEDLPTPKTYVSCLSSPLSSPSKDGKPKNSAHHISLAPCPTLAASLGGVQDDACILVEDTVCDTCMSDDGQGCSVASVTSSGQCSESVSTSGLGDSCTETTSSPRDKAITPPLKESTVPFSNGVLKGELSDLGAEDGWTMDAEADHSGGSDGNSMDSADSCCSLQRTDSSHNAQAGCNPNKVDLIVWEIEVPKHLVGRLIGKQGRYVSFLKQTSGAKIYISTLPYTQNIQICHIEGSQHHVDKALNLIGKKFKELNLTNIYAPPLPSLALPSLPVTSWLMLPDGVTVEVIVVNQVNAGHLFVQQHTHPTFHALRSLDQQMYLCYSQPGIPTLPTPVEITVICAAPGLDGAWWRAQVVASYEETNEVEIRYVDYGGYKRVKVDVLRQIRSDFVTLPFQGAEVLLDSVMPLSDDDHFSPEADAAMSEMTGNTALLAQVTSYSPTGLPLIQLWSVAGDEVVLINRSLVERGLAQWVDSYYANL; encoded by the exons ATGGCAATCCAGTTGCGCTCACTCTTCCCCTTGGCgttgcctgggatgctggcactcctcGGCTGGTGGTGGTTTTTCTCTCGTAAAAAAGAGCAAGTCAGCAGCCATGAtaggcaggcagaggctggtgctgtggagctgAGGGCTGACCCTGCCATCCAGGAGCCGCTCCCCATGGAAGAGGCCTGTCCCAGAGTTGTGTCCACATCCCCCAGTGTCACTCTGCCGCCGGAAAAGGAACTGAGTAAACCTGTGGAGCCCCCAGCCTTGCTGCGGACGCACCCAACCAGGCGTCGATCAGAGTCCTCGGGCAGCCTTCCGAACGCCACAGATGCCATATCTCAGCCAGGAACCTGCAAAGGTGACGGTGCAAAGGTGGAACTCGCCCTAATGGGTGATGAGGCCAAATCGATTCCTCCAGAATGTCCTCTTCCATCCCCAAAGGGTGTGCAGTTCCCCCATGAAGCAGCTGAGGTGTGTAAACGGGAGTCCGTTCTCagcaaggcacctgggaagggctGGCCTGACCAATCTATGGCCTCCACAGAAAAGCATGGGCCTGGGGAGAGGGCCAGAGAAACAGGTGGGACCGAAGGGACCGGTGATGCAGTGTTGGGGGAAAATGTTCTGGAAGAAGGCCTGCTGTCTCACGAGCACGTCTCCGAGTTGGAGAGCTGCAAGGCCCCCGGCCTGGCCCTCTTAGGAGGAGGCGGGGAGAAGGGGAAGAGCAGCCtgccccaggtgcttgtgcccctggaAAAGGAAGAATGCGCAGCAGGGAAGTTGTTAAGTAGCTTCGTGGAGTCAGCTCCCATGGAGCTGGGCAAGGatgatgagatgccagcatcccgggtcAGAGGTGGCAAAGTCTGGGACCGAGACCTCATGGGAGAACTGGGCAAAGAGGAGACTGAGGATAAAAATGAGAAGATTGAGCAGGCTGCCTTCCAGATAATCTCCCAAGTGATCTTGGAAGCAACTGAAGAGGTGCTGGCCACCACGGTGGGCAAGATTGCAGATCGCATTTATCAGGCCTCGGCCGCTCAGCTCCAGGGGCAAAAGGAGGAGGGCTGTGCTCCTGTCAGCCAGAAAACTGTCCTAGGGCAAGAGGCTGCAGAGCCCACCCTGGCCTCAGTGGAGGCAGCTGCCGAACCATCAGACACTGCGTTGCCCTTGCCAGGCCTGCCAGCTGAAGACTTGCCAACCCCAAAGACCTATGTGAGCTGCCTGAGCAGCCCTCTGTCCAGCCCCAGCAAGGATGGCAAGCCAAAGAACTCTGCACACCACATctccctggccccctgcccaacactggctgcctccctgggaggggtgcaggatgatgcctgcatcctggtGGAAGATACTGTGTGTGACACCTGCATGTCGgatgatggccagggctgttcAGTGGCTTCAGTGACTTCTTCGGGGCAGTGCTCAGAGTCTGTCAGCACTTCTGGGCTCGGAGACTCTTGCACAGAGACCACCTCCAGCCCCAGGGACAAAGCCATCACCCCACCGCTGAAAGAAAGTACTGTGCCCTTCAGCAATGGGGTGCTGAAGGGGGAGTTGTCAGACTTGGGGGCTGAGGATGGATGGACCATGGATGCAGAAGCAGATCATTCGGGAG GTTCTGACGGGAACAGCATGGATTCAGCTGATAGCTGCTGCAGCCTCCAGAGGACTGACAGTTCGCACAACGCCCAGGCAGGCTGCAACCCTAACAAAGTTGACCTCATCGTCTGGGAGATCGAGGTGCCAAAG CACTTAGTTGGCCGACTAATTGGCAAGCAGGGGCGTTATGTGAGTTTCCTGAAGCAAACATCTGGTGCCAAAATCTACATCTCCACCCTGCCCTACACTCAGAACATCCAGATCTGCCACATAGAAG GTTCTCAGCATCATGTTGACAAAGCATTGAACTTGATTGGAAAGAAGTTCAAGGAACTGAACCTCACCAATATCTACGCTCCCCCATTGCCTTCTCTTGCACTACCTTCTCTACCAGTGACGTCTTGG CTCATGCTGCCTGATGGTGTCACTGTGGAGGTCATCGTGGTCAACCAGGTCAACGCGGGGCACCTGTTTGTGCAGCAGCACACACACCCTACTTTCCATGCACTGCGCAGTCTGGACCAGCAGATGTACCTCTGCTACTCTCAGCCTGGGATCCCTACCCTGCCCACCCCGGTGGAAA TAACAGTCATCTGTGCGGCCCCGGGCCTAGATGGGGCCTGGTGGCGAGCCCAGGTGGTCGCCTCCTACGAGGAGACCAATGAAGTCGAGATTCGCTACGTGGACTATGGTGGCTATAAGAGAGTGAAAGTGGACGTGCTCCGGCAAATCAG GTCTGACTTTGTGACCCTGCCATTCCAGGGAGCAGAAGTCCTTCTGGACAGCGTGATGCCCCTGTCAG ATGATGACCATTTTTCACCTGAAGCAGATGCAGCTATGAGTGAGATGACAGGAAATACAGCACTGCTGGCTCAG GTGACAAGTTATAGTCCAACTGGCCTTCCACTGATCCAGCTCTGGAGCGTGGCTGGAGATGAG GTGGTGTTGATAAACCGGTCGCTGGTGGAGCGAGGCCTTGCTCAGTGGGTGGACAGCTACTACGCAAACCTTTGA